Within Candidatus Thorarchaeota archaeon, the genomic segment ATCCTTCTAGGATGAATAATTTGTTCTTGTACTATTACAGGAATGCATGCGGTGATCGTTTGTGCTTTCCAGTTGGAAGGCCCTGACGCGGAAACCTTGCGGGGCACAGGCTAGAAATAGCCTGCGTTACGAAGCAGGGAAGCGGGGGGCGACCCTGCTTCACTATTTTTCAAGCCCCGCTCTCTATTCTTATGAGAGTGGATCATATCACATGAATCATAGACCACTGACTGCAATGCTCTTGAGATAACCTTTGCCTATTCTCATTGCCATTGGTAGGAAATCTGTTAACAGCTTCATGACCGTCCCGAGACTCACATGGCCCTGAACGACCTCATTTAGGGTAGTTGCATCAAGCTCGCTCAAGACGATCTCGGCTGCCTCAATTGGATCATTGAACATTGCATACTTCGAGACCGCCCACATGCCCTTTCCTGTATTCTGAATATTATTTGCCAGTTTGGATGCTCTGTATTCTTTCTCATAGCGATAGACGCTCTTCTGTGAAAAGTCCTGTTCTTCTACCATGCGTCGCGCGTGTCTTGCAAGAAGCGTTCCTGCATGGAGGCATGTTGTTACACCGCCACCCACGATCGATGAGACCTGTCCCGCCGCATTTCCTACAAGTGCAACTCCTGCATCGGTAAAGCGCGGGATAATTCCTGCGCAGGGGACTACTCCACCATTTATCGCGGCGATCTTGGCATCTCTCGTCTCAGGATGGGTCTTCATGTATTTGCGTAGCACATCCTGCATTGGAGGTAAACGATTCCATTGGTCTTGGCTCGATGGGACTCGACCTATTCCAAGATTGACCTCGGTCTCACTGCGCGGGTACAACCAGAGGTAGCCAAGACCCACATCGCGCCCGACATAGAAGTACGCGGTGTTTGGATCTATTCCTTTGCACCCTTCGAGTTTAAACCTGTACCCATAGCTGAGAAGCCATTTGGGGTGAGTGAATCCCGCGGTGGCCGATACTCGACTGAAGGACCCATCTGCGCCGATGGTGAGTGGCGCTTGGACTTCTTCGGAACGATTGTATACCACTCCTGTGACCTGATTATCTTTCTTGATCACCCTGTCCACCCGTGCTTGGTACCTGAACTCGGCTCCATCTGCAATGGCTCTGTCTCTCATCAGCTCTTGGCACTTGTCCTCGTCAAGCAGGTATGAGTTTCCAAGGAGTGATCGGTCAACCACGATATTCGCTCCGGTATCGAGGCTTTCTCCAATGATCGCAGTGAACTTGTTGCCAACATACTCGGAGTCCGGTTTAATCCGCAGTAATTTGATGGCCTTATCCGTGACCAGCTCTCCCATCAATGAATCTGTCACTTTCGCTCTCTTTTCGAGAACCAGCGTCTTCAATCCTCGTGCTGCTGTCTGTTCAGCAGTCTTTAATCCAGCAGGGCCTGTGCCGGCCACCACAATGTCATAGGTCATCTTTAGCACCTTACGAATTATAACACAACGAGAAGCTAGTGTTCTTATCTGTTACTGCTACAGGTAGATACACATAAAATGGACACATTAAAAGGGCGTTGTTGCGACTATACCTTTACCTCTCAGCGAGTGGTCAAGAATGAAGGCCCGAACAATTCTCTACTCCCTCTATATGGTATTCTCCATACTGATCAGTATCACAGTTGCGGCATTTCCTACAAGCCTTCTCTTTCTCATTCTCTTTCAGAATGTGGATTCCGCACTTGATCAGTTCGGCTTTCTCTTCCCATGGCTCAAGACAGAGTTCCAGACTATTCTGGGTCCCATAATCCCTCAGTTCTTCCTTCAGCATCTCTGGTTCTTTGTGTTCTTTATTCCCATAGCCTTTCTCTGCTATGCGATATTTTTGGGAACTTTGCTGGGGATGTTCCTTCTGTCTCGACGAGGTATTCCATTCCTGAAGGATGGGTACTATCCGATGGAGACCGAGGCTTGGCTGCTCTACGAGTATTATGAGATCTACTATGTCATCTTTCCTTACTTTGCATGGTTCTTTTCGGTCTTCTTAGATACCCGCCCGCGTCATACGCTATTCGGGGCCAAGATCGGAAAGAACACAGTTGTTGGAAATGGGCGACTATTCAATCCCGAACGAACCATTATTGGGGACAACTGTTTCTTTGGGTATGATGCGATATTAAGTGGCCATGTATATGAGAGTGGCCGTCTATATCTTAGAGAGGTACGTCTGGGTAACAATGTCACGATTGGTGCCAATGCAGTGGTCCTTGCAGGTGCGGATATTGGCGATAATGTCATAGTTGCAGCCAATAGTACTGTTCCCAAAGACAAGAAGGTCCCTCCCGACACGATCTGGGTGGCCGGAAGAGCCATACCTCGCAAGAAGACCCTGACGCTTACCGAGCTCGCACGACTGGGTATTCCTGCTGTTCCTCCTGCTGTCAGTTCTGAGATCATCGATGATACACAGGATGAACACACGGAAGAAACAACTGAGCAGTGAAGGTGAACTTATGATATTGTTGATGTTTCATCTAGAGAGTTTTTGGTATCGGCCGAACGAGGCCGACGAGGCGATCAAGGACGAGCACCGTTATGGTGATTCTATACTCGTCTGGATTCAAGCAGAGGAGCGCGACGAGGAGAACAGGACTGCGGTCTTGAGAAAGATGGTGAAGAACATTCGTTGGCTTGCCCAAAAGGTCGGCACAAAGACTGTCATCCTACATTCGTTTGCTCATCTCGGTCCGAGCAAGGCTGACCCCAAGGTGGCTGACGAGATCATCGAGGAAGTTGCGGAACGATTGCGGGCCCGCGAGTTCGAGGTTCATATCGTTCCATTCGGGATCTTTCACGAGTTTGCCATGCATGTGCGGGGACCATCCATTGCGAAGGTCTACAAGGCTTTCTAGATGACTTCTTAACGGCTCGTGACGATGAGATACTGAAACCGATGACCGAGACAAAAAGCAAGTACACTCCACGTGGATATCAGGAGTATCTCCTTGACAGGATTGTTCAATTGAAGGGGACCAATCTTCTACTCGAGCTTGATTGCGGTCTCGGAAAACGATTCATCACCCATCAGATAATCACAAAGCGGTTCCCGGATCTAAAGTTCATTATTGTTGTACATTCCTCATCATCGCTTGTTGAGACCGTTGACTACCTTCGTGGAGAGTATGGGGGTCTTGATGACGAGCTTGGAGAACTGTCCTCTCGCGTCCCGAGTCGACGGCGTGTTCAGATGCTCGAAGATAACCGGATCATCGTATCTACACCCCAAGTTCTTGCTGGAATGCTCCAGAAACATC encodes:
- a CDS encoding NAD(P)/FAD-dependent oxidoreductase codes for the protein MTYDIVVAGTGPAGLKTAEQTAARGLKTLVLEKRAKVTDSLMGELVTDKAIKLLRIKPDSEYVGNKFTAIIGESLDTGANIVVDRSLLGNSYLLDEDKCQELMRDRAIADGAEFRYQARVDRVIKKDNQVTGVVYNRSEEVQAPLTIGADGSFSRVSATAGFTHPKWLLSYGYRFKLEGCKGIDPNTAYFYVGRDVGLGYLWLYPRSETEVNLGIGRVPSSQDQWNRLPPMQDVLRKYMKTHPETRDAKIAAINGGVVPCAGIIPRFTDAGVALVGNAAGQVSSIVGGGVTTCLHAGTLLARHARRMVEEQDFSQKSVYRYEKEYRASKLANNIQNTGKGMWAVSKYAMFNDPIEAAEIVLSELDATTLNEVVQGHVSLGTVMKLLTDFLPMAMRIGKGYLKSIAVSGL
- a CDS encoding threonyl-tRNA synthetase editing domain-containing protein, with the protein product MFHLESFWYRPNEADEAIKDEHRYGDSILVWIQAEERDEENRTAVLRKMVKNIRWLAQKVGTKTVILHSFAHLGPSKADPKVADEIIEEVAERLRAREFEVHIVPFGIFHEFAMHVRGPSIAKVYKAF